A stretch of Gossypium hirsutum isolate 1008001.06 chromosome A06, Gossypium_hirsutum_v2.1, whole genome shotgun sequence DNA encodes these proteins:
- the LOC107938913 gene encoding probable LRR receptor-like serine/threonine-protein kinase At2g16250 gives MGAQRNVLPILFLALISFLTQSVLTQPVTINSQTERRALLDLRSSLGLRGKDWPIKTDPCTTWTGIRCQNGTVTNITVSGLRRTRIGRLYPRFNVESLLNLTRLISFNASGFPLPGSIPDLFGNRLVHLEVLDLRSCNISGSIPSSLGNSSRLSSLYLSNNNLAGSIPSVLGELKNLKSLDLSINSLTGSIPLSFGSLINIEELQLSSNYLSGSIPPSLSSLKALKVLNVSDNNLSGSIPVQFSNLSKLLELDLSKNSLYGSLPVEFTMLKSLQKMIIENNELEGRLPVDLFSNLVELQVVDLSGNKLDGDVNGSFWSMPNLTVFDVSNNNFSGHLPAPSSNHSVAPGAVFNLSNNLFYGTLDFSLRMFKFIDVSGNYLQGIVNDDERNASVNMNCFQRPNQRSLDDCRTFYNERGLRFDNSGAPPSTAAKSSSGSRRWIFILAGVLGGLGFILVLVLVLVLLLRRYNTGLTNQRRSTDIGPVRESDSAPQLPKDPTNVSGSGDPFTYEQLLRATGNFSDTNFIKHGHSGDLFRGILEGGIPVVIKKVNSSSFKKESYTTELELFRKLSHTRFIPLLGHCLEHETDKLLVYKYMPNGDLANSFYRAINSDDDSLKSLDWITRLKVATGAAEGLCYLHHECNPPLVHRDIQASSILLDDKFEVRLGSLSEVHCQEGDTHQKVLMRLLQKPGTSEPGPSGSGSASATCAYDVYCFGKVLLELITGKLGISKVEDTSTKEWLEQTLPCISISDKEMVTKIMDPSLIVDEDLLEEVWAMAIIARSCLNPKPSKRPSMKHILRALENPLKVVREESFSSMKLRTTSSRRSWNAAFFGSWRQSSSENTNISGQQNREGFSGIRQSSRVGSHSSGNIDHSSSNKRSSNEIFPEPIDIQDTERLDEN, from the exons ATGGGAGCTCAAAGAAATGTGTTACCAATCTTATTTTTAGCTCTAATCTCGTTCTTGACTCAGTCCGTGTTAACTCAGCCAGTTACAATAAACTCACAAACCGAACGGCGAGCATTACTCGACCTCCGTTCATCGTTGGGTCTCCGAGGCAAAGACTGGCCGATCAAAACCGACCCTTGCACCACCTGGACCGGCATCCGATGTCAAAACGGCACCGTTACGAACATCACCGTTTCCGGTTTAAGAAGAACCAGAATCGGACGATTGTATCCCCGGTTCAACGTCGAATCATTGCTGAATTTGACCCGTTTAATCTCTTTCAACGCTTCCGGGTTCCCTCTTCCCGGTTCAATCCCTGATTTGTTCGGAAACCGGTTGGTTCATCTCGAAGTACTTGATCTCCGATCTTGTAATATCTCTGGTTCAATCCCTAGTTCACTCGGTAACTCGTCCCGACTCAGTTCTTTATATCTTAGTAACAATAACCTTGCTGGTTCAATTCCTTCTGTATTGGGTGAATTGAAGAACTTAAAATCACTTGATCTTTCGATTAATTCACTTACTGGGTCGATTCCATTAAGCTTTGGGTCACTTATAAACATTGAAGAGCTTCAACTTAGTTCAAATTACTTATCTGGGTCAATTCCTCCTAGTTTATCTTCATTAAAAGCTCTTAAAGTCTTAAATGTCTCTGATAATAACCTCTCTGGTTCAATCCCTGTTCAATTTAGTAACCTTTCTAAGTTACTTGAACTTGATCTTAGTAAAAATTCATTGTATGGATcattacctgttgaattcaccATGTTGAAAAGCTTACAAAAGATGATAATCGAAAACAACGAGCTCGAAGGTCGTTTACCGGTTGatttgttttcgaatcttgttgAGTTACAAGTTGTGGATTTGAGTGGGAACAAGCTTGATGGTGATGTTAATGGTAGTTTTTGGTCAATGCCTAATTTGACAGTCTTCGATGTATCGAATAACAACTTTTCGGGTCATTTACCAGCTCCTAGTTCTAACCATAGTGTTGCTCCGGGTGCCGTGTTTAATTTGTCAAACAATCTGTTTTATGGAACTTTGGATTTTTCGCTCAGGATGTTCAAATTCATTGATGTTTCGGGTAACTATTTGCAAGGCATAGTTAATGACGATGAAAGGAATGCTAGTGTTAACATGAATTGCTTCCAACGACCGAACCAGAGGAGTTTGGATGATTGTAGGACCTTTTATAACGAAAGAGGGCTACGTTTTGATAATTCCGGGGCACCACCATCAACTGCTGCAAAATCTAGTTCTGGGAGCCGAAGATGGATATTTATCTTGGCCGGAGTACTTGGTGGACTTGGCTTCATTTTAGTTTTGGTATTGGTGCTAGTGCTGCTCTTGAGACGGTATAATACGGGGCTTACAAATCAAAGACGGAGTACTGATATAGGGCCTGTTCGGGAAAGTGATAGCGCTCCTCAACTTCCTAAAGATCCTACAAATGTATCCGGTTCCGGAGATCCATTCACATACGAGCAATTGCTCCGAGCAACCGGTAATTTTAGTGACACGAATTTTATCAAGCATGGTCACTCGGGTGACTTATTCCGTGGCATCTTAGAAGGTGGTATCCCTGTGGTCATCAAAAAGGTCAATTCGAGCTCTTTCAAGAAAGAATCATATACCACGGAATTGGAATTATTCAGAAAGCTTTCTCATACGAGGTTCATCCCGCTCTTGGGGCACTGCTTGGAGCATGAAACTGATAAGCTTTTGGTCTATAAGTATATGCCGAATGGAGATTTGGCTAATTCGTTTTACAGGGCTATCAACTCGGATGATGATAGTTTAAAGTCCTTGGATTGGATTACGAGGTTGAAAGTAGCTACCGGAGCTGCCGAAGGCCTATGCTACTTACACCATGAATGTAACCCTCCCCTTGTTCACAG GGATATTCAAGCAAGCAGTATCCTTCTTGATGATAAATTTGAAGTGAGACTTGGAAGCTTGAGTGAAGTTCATTGCCAAGAAGGGGATACACACCAAAAGGTGCTCATGAGGTTGCTTCAGAAGCCGGG GACCTCTGAGCCAGGCCCCTCAGGTTCAG GTTCTGCTTCAGCTACTTGCGCCTACGATGTGTATTGTTTCGGAAAAGTATTACTCGAGCTTATAACAGGGAAACTTGGGATCAGTAAAGTGGAAGATACATCTACGAAGGAATGGCTCGAGCAAACCTTACCATGCATCAGCATATCTGATAAAGAAATGGTGACAAAAATCATGGACCCATCATTGATAGTAGATGAAGATCTATTAGAAGAAGTATGGGCAATGGCAATTATAGCAAGATCATGCCTTAATCCAAAACCATCAAAAAGGCCTTCAATGAAACATATACTTCGAGCATTGGAAAACCCGTTGAAAGTTGTACGAGAAGAGAGTTTTAGCTCCATGAAGCTAAGAACGACTTCATCGAGACGGTCGTGGAATGCAGCATTCTTCGGTAGTTGGAGACAAAGCTCGTCTGAGAACACCAACATTTCGGGTCAACAAAACCGAGAAGGTTTTAGTGGTATAAGGCAATCAAGTAGAGTAGGTTCTCATAGTAGTGGGAATATCGATCACTCGTCTTCAAATAAAAGGTCGTCGAATGAAATTTTCCCTGAGCCAATCGACATACAGGACACAGAGAGGTTAGATGAGAACTAG
- the LOC107938930 gene encoding 5'-nucleotidase domain-containing protein 4 isoform X2, producing the protein MSHLAGFNQSNSHYSKDDSAGTILGDKASQSHLMASSNGVEGLHVWSSPEGGCKIDIGKQIFCNRSLNMKNILAVGFDMDYTLAQYKPETFESLAYEGTIRKLVYDLGYPQELLEWTFDPKYMVRGLVLDKKRGNILKMDRHKYVKVAYHGFRELSKEDKVGTYGNTLIRDSFDEPDYALIDTLFSLAEAYLFAQLVDYKDNNPGKVPEGADYSHMYKDVRAAVDLCHRDGTLKQMVAKDPKRYINEDTSIVPMFKMLRDSGRSTFLVTNSLWDYTNIVMNFLCASRTLDGSLSCNFDWLQYFDVVITGSAKPGFFQEENRANIFEVEPESGMLLNTDNGTPMPQVGSTSPEVLFKALNKSCRVFQGGNVAHLHKLLSIESSSQVLYVGDHIYGDILRSKKVLGWRTMLVVPELEREVKLLWELRDMRKQLRLLRNERDLVEDQIHHLKWSLKFESFRDDEKQKMTSALGELESQRDQARLAHQQAQRECHQKFHKIWGQLMKTGYQNSRFAHQVERFACLYTSQVSNLSLYSPDKYYRPSEDFMPHEFHILPL; encoded by the exons ATGAGTCATCTCGCTG GGTTTAATCAATCGAACTCTCACTACTCAAAGGACGATAGTGCTGGGACCATTTTAGGTGATAAAGCTTCACAATCTCATCTTATGGCCAGCAGCAACGGTGTTGAGGGACTGCATGTATGGTCATCTCCTGAAGGAGGATGTAAAATTGATATAGGAAAGCAAATTTTCTGCAACAGGTCGCTGAATATGAAGAATATTCTTGCTGTTGGCTTTGATATGGATTATACCTTAGCACAATATAAACCTGAGACTTTTGAGTCCCTTGCGTATGAAGGCACAATCAGAAAATTGGTGTATGATTTGGGCTATCCTCAAGAG TTACTAGAGTGGACTTTTGATCCGAAGTACATGGTTAGAGGCTTGGTTCTAGACAAAAAGAGAGGAAATATCTTGAAG ATGGATCGACATAAGTATGTTAAAGTAGCATACCATGGGTTCAGAGAGTTGTCAAAGGAAGATAAAGTTGGAACCTATGGGAATACGCTCATTCGGGATTCTTTTGATGAGCCAGATTATGCCCTCATTGATACACTCTTTTCACTAGCTGAAGCTTACTTGTTTGCTCAACTTGTTGACTATAAGGACAATAATCCTGGAAAAGTTCCTGAGGGTGCTGA TTACTCCCACATGTACAAAGATGTTCGTGCTGCTGTTGATTTGTGCCACAGGGATGGAACCTTAAAGCAGATGGTTGCAAAGGATCCTAAAAG GTATATCAATGAAGATACCTCTATAGTACCAATGTTCAAAATGCTAAGGGATTCTGGCCGTTCTACATTCTTGGTGACAAATAG TTTATGGGACTACACAAATATTGTAATGAACTTTCTCTGTGCATCTCGTACATTGGATGGTAGTCTCAGTTGCAATTTTGATTGGCTCCAATATTTTGATGTTGTCATCACTGGCAG TGCAAAACCTGGATTCTTTCAAGAAGAGAACCGTGCCAACATTTTTGAGGTTGAACCTGAGTCTGGAATGCTTCTCAATACTGACAATGGAACTCCTATGCCCCAG GTGGGAAGTACATCGCCGGAAGTTCTATTTAAGGCATTAAACAAGAGTTGCCGAGTCTTTCAG GGTGGCAATGTTGCTCATCTTCATAAGTTGCTTTCTATAGAGTCAAGTTCACAG GTGCTTTATGTTGGTGACCATATCTATGGAGATATTTTGCGGAGCAAGAAGGTTCTTG GATGGAGAACAATGCTTGTTGTTCCAGAGCTTGAGAGGGAGGTCAAATTGCTTTGGGAATTAAGAGATATGCGAAAG CAACTAAGGTTGTTGAGGAACGAGCGTGATCTTGTCGAAGAtcaaattcatcatttgaaaTGGTCTCTTAA ATTTGAAAGTTTTCGTGATGATGAAAAACAGAAAATGACTTCTGCTTTGGGTGAACTGGAG TCTCAAAGGGATCAAGCAcgacttgctcatcaacaagctcAACGGGAGTGTCATCAAAAG TTCCATAAGATCTGGGGACAACTCATGAAGACTGGCTATCAAAACTCTCGCTTTGCCCATCAG GTCGAAAGATTTGCTTGTCTATACACTAGCCAAGTCTCCAACTTAAGCTTGTATTCCCCAGATAAGTATTATAGACCAAGTGAAGATTTCATGCCCCATGAATTTCATATTCTTCccctttga
- the LOC107938930 gene encoding 5'-nucleotidase domain-containing protein 4 isoform X1, whose amino-acid sequence MRIPKKNVAFCLSLFSPEFPAPFSSRILRFSTGFPAKIRPIHTAGFNQSNSHYSKDDSAGTILGDKASQSHLMASSNGVEGLHVWSSPEGGCKIDIGKQIFCNRSLNMKNILAVGFDMDYTLAQYKPETFESLAYEGTIRKLVYDLGYPQELLEWTFDPKYMVRGLVLDKKRGNILKMDRHKYVKVAYHGFRELSKEDKVGTYGNTLIRDSFDEPDYALIDTLFSLAEAYLFAQLVDYKDNNPGKVPEGADYSHMYKDVRAAVDLCHRDGTLKQMVAKDPKRYINEDTSIVPMFKMLRDSGRSTFLVTNSLWDYTNIVMNFLCASRTLDGSLSCNFDWLQYFDVVITGSAKPGFFQEENRANIFEVEPESGMLLNTDNGTPMPQVGSTSPEVLFKALNKSCRVFQGGNVAHLHKLLSIESSSQVLYVGDHIYGDILRSKKVLGWRTMLVVPELEREVKLLWELRDMRKQLRLLRNERDLVEDQIHHLKWSLKFESFRDDEKQKMTSALGELESQRDQARLAHQQAQRECHQKFHKIWGQLMKTGYQNSRFAHQVERFACLYTSQVSNLSLYSPDKYYRPSEDFMPHEFHILPL is encoded by the exons ATGAGAATTCCCAAGAAGAACGTTGCCTTTTGCTTATCCCTCTTCTCCCCTGAATTTCCCGCTCCTTTTTCTTCCCGTATACTTCGATTCTCCACTGGATTTCCCGCCAAAATTAGACCTATCCACACTGCAG GGTTTAATCAATCGAACTCTCACTACTCAAAGGACGATAGTGCTGGGACCATTTTAGGTGATAAAGCTTCACAATCTCATCTTATGGCCAGCAGCAACGGTGTTGAGGGACTGCATGTATGGTCATCTCCTGAAGGAGGATGTAAAATTGATATAGGAAAGCAAATTTTCTGCAACAGGTCGCTGAATATGAAGAATATTCTTGCTGTTGGCTTTGATATGGATTATACCTTAGCACAATATAAACCTGAGACTTTTGAGTCCCTTGCGTATGAAGGCACAATCAGAAAATTGGTGTATGATTTGGGCTATCCTCAAGAG TTACTAGAGTGGACTTTTGATCCGAAGTACATGGTTAGAGGCTTGGTTCTAGACAAAAAGAGAGGAAATATCTTGAAG ATGGATCGACATAAGTATGTTAAAGTAGCATACCATGGGTTCAGAGAGTTGTCAAAGGAAGATAAAGTTGGAACCTATGGGAATACGCTCATTCGGGATTCTTTTGATGAGCCAGATTATGCCCTCATTGATACACTCTTTTCACTAGCTGAAGCTTACTTGTTTGCTCAACTTGTTGACTATAAGGACAATAATCCTGGAAAAGTTCCTGAGGGTGCTGA TTACTCCCACATGTACAAAGATGTTCGTGCTGCTGTTGATTTGTGCCACAGGGATGGAACCTTAAAGCAGATGGTTGCAAAGGATCCTAAAAG GTATATCAATGAAGATACCTCTATAGTACCAATGTTCAAAATGCTAAGGGATTCTGGCCGTTCTACATTCTTGGTGACAAATAG TTTATGGGACTACACAAATATTGTAATGAACTTTCTCTGTGCATCTCGTACATTGGATGGTAGTCTCAGTTGCAATTTTGATTGGCTCCAATATTTTGATGTTGTCATCACTGGCAG TGCAAAACCTGGATTCTTTCAAGAAGAGAACCGTGCCAACATTTTTGAGGTTGAACCTGAGTCTGGAATGCTTCTCAATACTGACAATGGAACTCCTATGCCCCAG GTGGGAAGTACATCGCCGGAAGTTCTATTTAAGGCATTAAACAAGAGTTGCCGAGTCTTTCAG GGTGGCAATGTTGCTCATCTTCATAAGTTGCTTTCTATAGAGTCAAGTTCACAG GTGCTTTATGTTGGTGACCATATCTATGGAGATATTTTGCGGAGCAAGAAGGTTCTTG GATGGAGAACAATGCTTGTTGTTCCAGAGCTTGAGAGGGAGGTCAAATTGCTTTGGGAATTAAGAGATATGCGAAAG CAACTAAGGTTGTTGAGGAACGAGCGTGATCTTGTCGAAGAtcaaattcatcatttgaaaTGGTCTCTTAA ATTTGAAAGTTTTCGTGATGATGAAAAACAGAAAATGACTTCTGCTTTGGGTGAACTGGAG TCTCAAAGGGATCAAGCAcgacttgctcatcaacaagctcAACGGGAGTGTCATCAAAAG TTCCATAAGATCTGGGGACAACTCATGAAGACTGGCTATCAAAACTCTCGCTTTGCCCATCAG GTCGAAAGATTTGCTTGTCTATACACTAGCCAAGTCTCCAACTTAAGCTTGTATTCCCCAGATAAGTATTATAGACCAAGTGAAGATTTCATGCCCCATGAATTTCATATTCTTCccctttga
- the LOC107938930 gene encoding 5'-nucleotidase domain-containing protein 4 isoform X3, with product MASSNGVEGLHVWSSPEGGCKIDIGKQIFCNRSLNMKNILAVGFDMDYTLAQYKPETFESLAYEGTIRKLVYDLGYPQELLEWTFDPKYMVRGLVLDKKRGNILKMDRHKYVKVAYHGFRELSKEDKVGTYGNTLIRDSFDEPDYALIDTLFSLAEAYLFAQLVDYKDNNPGKVPEGADYSHMYKDVRAAVDLCHRDGTLKQMVAKDPKRYINEDTSIVPMFKMLRDSGRSTFLVTNSLWDYTNIVMNFLCASRTLDGSLSCNFDWLQYFDVVITGSAKPGFFQEENRANIFEVEPESGMLLNTDNGTPMPQVGSTSPEVLFKALNKSCRVFQGGNVAHLHKLLSIESSSQVLYVGDHIYGDILRSKKVLGWRTMLVVPELEREVKLLWELRDMRKQLRLLRNERDLVEDQIHHLKWSLKFESFRDDEKQKMTSALGELESQRDQARLAHQQAQRECHQKFHKIWGQLMKTGYQNSRFAHQVERFACLYTSQVSNLSLYSPDKYYRPSEDFMPHEFHILPL from the exons ATGGCCAGCAGCAACGGTGTTGAGGGACTGCATGTATGGTCATCTCCTGAAGGAGGATGTAAAATTGATATAGGAAAGCAAATTTTCTGCAACAGGTCGCTGAATATGAAGAATATTCTTGCTGTTGGCTTTGATATGGATTATACCTTAGCACAATATAAACCTGAGACTTTTGAGTCCCTTGCGTATGAAGGCACAATCAGAAAATTGGTGTATGATTTGGGCTATCCTCAAGAG TTACTAGAGTGGACTTTTGATCCGAAGTACATGGTTAGAGGCTTGGTTCTAGACAAAAAGAGAGGAAATATCTTGAAG ATGGATCGACATAAGTATGTTAAAGTAGCATACCATGGGTTCAGAGAGTTGTCAAAGGAAGATAAAGTTGGAACCTATGGGAATACGCTCATTCGGGATTCTTTTGATGAGCCAGATTATGCCCTCATTGATACACTCTTTTCACTAGCTGAAGCTTACTTGTTTGCTCAACTTGTTGACTATAAGGACAATAATCCTGGAAAAGTTCCTGAGGGTGCTGA TTACTCCCACATGTACAAAGATGTTCGTGCTGCTGTTGATTTGTGCCACAGGGATGGAACCTTAAAGCAGATGGTTGCAAAGGATCCTAAAAG GTATATCAATGAAGATACCTCTATAGTACCAATGTTCAAAATGCTAAGGGATTCTGGCCGTTCTACATTCTTGGTGACAAATAG TTTATGGGACTACACAAATATTGTAATGAACTTTCTCTGTGCATCTCGTACATTGGATGGTAGTCTCAGTTGCAATTTTGATTGGCTCCAATATTTTGATGTTGTCATCACTGGCAG TGCAAAACCTGGATTCTTTCAAGAAGAGAACCGTGCCAACATTTTTGAGGTTGAACCTGAGTCTGGAATGCTTCTCAATACTGACAATGGAACTCCTATGCCCCAG GTGGGAAGTACATCGCCGGAAGTTCTATTTAAGGCATTAAACAAGAGTTGCCGAGTCTTTCAG GGTGGCAATGTTGCTCATCTTCATAAGTTGCTTTCTATAGAGTCAAGTTCACAG GTGCTTTATGTTGGTGACCATATCTATGGAGATATTTTGCGGAGCAAGAAGGTTCTTG GATGGAGAACAATGCTTGTTGTTCCAGAGCTTGAGAGGGAGGTCAAATTGCTTTGGGAATTAAGAGATATGCGAAAG CAACTAAGGTTGTTGAGGAACGAGCGTGATCTTGTCGAAGAtcaaattcatcatttgaaaTGGTCTCTTAA ATTTGAAAGTTTTCGTGATGATGAAAAACAGAAAATGACTTCTGCTTTGGGTGAACTGGAG TCTCAAAGGGATCAAGCAcgacttgctcatcaacaagctcAACGGGAGTGTCATCAAAAG TTCCATAAGATCTGGGGACAACTCATGAAGACTGGCTATCAAAACTCTCGCTTTGCCCATCAG GTCGAAAGATTTGCTTGTCTATACACTAGCCAAGTCTCCAACTTAAGCTTGTATTCCCCAGATAAGTATTATAGACCAAGTGAAGATTTCATGCCCCATGAATTTCATATTCTTCccctttga